A stretch of DNA from Candidatus Bathyarchaeota archaeon:
GAAGACCATGGACATTATCACCACCATTATGATGAGAATGCAAGCAAAGAATGTGTCAATGGAGTTTGCAGGCATATCACTGGTCACCTCACTGATCTAGAATGTTACAACTCCGAAAAGATCTGCCAAAAGGTCCTGTGAAACAATCAATGATATGTAAGCAGTTATTGTGAGAATTGCTGAATATTTAAGACCTGCAGCTATGTTTCCTTCACTGATTTTTCCCATGAACAACCCTGAAAGCCAGCACTGGAAAATGATTCCTAAAGACAAAATTCCACTGTCTTCAGCCATTGCCGCAGATAATATTTGGGTACCGCTTGCACTTGCAAACTGGTTCAAAACAAACATTGTCACGGTTATAATGTTGGTAGTTAAGGCAATGAGTACACTCCAAACAAACGCCAAAATGACATATGGTTTAAGCAAAGCACGCTTGTTTATTTGAGACTCCAGTTCTTTTTCACTGTATTCGGAAAGAATCTCCAAGGACCTTACTGAGCCGCCACCTACTTCGATGGTTTCAACCATCATCATGAAGTTTACCAAAACAGGCCAACTACTGATTTTTTGTTTAATGTTTCTAAAAATTTCTTTCAGGGAGACGCCCCATTCAATCTGGCTACGAATCAAATGTAAAAACTGAGAAAACAGCCCATAATCTCGACGCTTGGTGGCATGAATTATGCTTTTTTCAGGGGAAATTCCAGTTTTTTGGGATTCTGTTATATCTCTAAGAAAACTTGGCAAAGACGCTTCAGCATTGTAGTTTATTCGTGCAAGCTTGTAGTATTCAACAATTCCAGGTAATACCCCAATTACAAGGAATACCGTCAATAAAAGCGAAAGCCCTATAGAAGTACCTATTTCAGATAGCCCTGGAACAAAAACGAAAGCAACCATTACACCAGTTGCTGCTGCCATGGAAATGATTGTTTTTTTGTATACTGATGTTAGGTTAAGCATTGTGCTTTTGTGCATGTTGTTTGCTACAAGCAGAAATAGCAAAGAGATTGTGGGAACCGCAACAAATGCGATTATAAACGTCATCAGAGGTGACGAAGAAATATTCATTCCAGTTATTTGCTCCATTGAAGTTGAAGAAGTCAACAAGGAGTAAAGGATGTAAATACAAAGAATTAGTATCAGCATGACCGAGTAACTTTCGACTAAGGTAGCAATTTTTTCGGTGGAACGGGTCATTTCTTTGTTTCGTAACTCAAAGATTACTCTTAGTTTGCTTTGCATGTAATCACTGATTTTTCCTCCACTTTTTATGGTTGAAACAAATCCGCCAAGAAAATCTCGATACGCTTTGGAACCAGTTTTTTCTCCGAGTTCATACATTGCAGTTAAAGGGTCTTTTCCCAGAACCTCAACTTGCCGCACAAGTTCTTCTGCTTCTTCTTGAAACCTAGGCAACAGATTCATTTTACGTAACCGTTTCCAGCTGTCATATAACGAAACTCCGCTAGTAGATAGCAAAGCAAAAAGCATAACAACAAAAGGCAATTCTCGATCGATTTCTTCTTTCTTTTCGCTAGTTTCTTCAGCAATTCGCGCCTTTAATTTTTGGAAAAAAGTTTGGGTTTCAGACATTTTAAAGAACCCATCCTGAATCTTTTTCAACAAATTCTTCTAATACTGAACTGGGGTCCTTGGTGTATCTGCTCAAGACTACGCTTACACTTCGGAAATCACGAATTCCACGTTCAGCCATTGACAGCAATAATTGTTTTCGATTTTCGAGTTCTTTGTACACTTTTTCTAAGGGGACATCTAAGTCCTTAGCGATTCTAGATAATAGGTAACTTCCTTCAAGTTCATCCTGAAAAGTATCCATAGAAGGGTTCCAACGAAAAGCCGTTTGAATGGTGTCAGCATCTTTGATTTCAGCAATGTGAACAAATTTTCTAGAAGCAAATCTGCGGGTTGGTTCATCCAAAAACGCTGGAGCCTTAACGCGTTTCGCAATAATCATGCAGTTCATCAAAGGCAGAATTGCAGGAGGAATGTTCATTGGTGGCTGAGTTAAACGCTTAAGAGTTGTTTCAATCT
This window harbors:
- a CDS encoding type II secretion system F family protein, whose amino-acid sequence is MSETQTFFQKLKARIAEETSEKKEEIDRELPFVVMLFALLSTSGVSLYDSWKRLRKMNLLPRFQEEAEELVRQVEVLGKDPLTAMYELGEKTGSKAYRDFLGGFVSTIKSGGKISDYMQSKLRVIFELRNKEMTRSTEKIATLVESYSVMLILILCIYILYSLLTSSTSMEQITGMNISSSPLMTFIIAFVAVPTISLLFLLVANNMHKSTMLNLTSVYKKTIISMAAATGVMVAFVFVPGLSEIGTSIGLSLLLTVFLVIGVLPGIVEYYKLARINYNAEASLPSFLRDITESQKTGISPEKSIIHATKRRDYGLFSQFLHLIRSQIEWGVSLKEIFRNIKQKISSWPVLVNFMMMVETIEVGGGSVRSLEILSEYSEKELESQINKRALLKPYVILAFVWSVLIALTTNIITVTMFVLNQFASASGTQILSAAMAEDSGILSLGIIFQCWLSGLFMGKISEGNIAAGLKYSAILTITAYISLIVSQDLLADLFGVVTF
- the tadA gene encoding Flp pilus assembly complex ATPase component TadA encodes the protein MPLLIKSAVRHRPDMILVGEIRGEEAYVLFQALATGHGGLCTTHADEIETTLKRLTQPPMNIPPAILPLMNCMIIAKRVKAPAFLDEPTRRFASRKFVHIAEIKDADTIQTAFRWNPSMDTFQDELEGSYLLSRIAKDLDVPLEKVYKELENRKQLLLSMAERGIRDFRSVSVVLSRYTKDPSSVLEEFVEKDSGWVL